The following are encoded together in the Armatimonadota bacterium genome:
- a CDS encoding M55 family metallopeptidase — MRIYIHTDLEGVSGIGRGEMVPRDSTDYELCRELLMGDLNAAVDGAFAGGATEVMVLDSHGGGNNFILEKLDRRAINDTKPNRKWWGVMDQRCDATFFIGAHAMAGTMNAFLDHTQSSLTWHRYSINGREMGELAQWALVAGHFGVPLVMVSGDEAACVEARQFFRPCKTAIVKTASERQLADCLPLDEARQLIWQAAHDAIAIVREARPFRLQTPMEIITEFNRCDYADNAARSRNVERIGPRTVRKLTSDPLELFPW; from the coding sequence ATGCGGATCTACATCCATACAGACCTCGAAGGCGTCAGCGGAATCGGTCGTGGCGAGATGGTCCCCCGGGACAGCACGGACTACGAACTGTGCCGCGAGCTGCTCATGGGTGACCTCAATGCCGCGGTGGACGGGGCCTTTGCAGGCGGAGCAACCGAAGTGATGGTGCTGGACAGCCACGGAGGCGGCAACAATTTCATTCTCGAGAAGCTGGATCGCCGGGCGATCAATGACACAAAGCCCAACCGCAAGTGGTGGGGCGTCATGGACCAGCGCTGCGACGCCACATTCTTCATCGGCGCCCACGCCATGGCCGGCACGATGAACGCGTTCCTGGACCATACACAGTCATCGCTGACGTGGCACCGGTATTCCATCAACGGCCGAGAAATGGGCGAGCTGGCCCAATGGGCGCTGGTGGCGGGTCACTTCGGCGTGCCGCTGGTCATGGTGAGCGGGGATGAGGCGGCGTGCGTGGAAGCCCGCCAGTTCTTTCGTCCCTGCAAGACCGCCATCGTGAAAACCGCGTCGGAACGCCAGCTTGCGGACTGCCTGCCCCTCGACGAAGCTCGACAACTCATCTGGCAGGCGGCCCATGATGCCATCGCGATTGTGCGCGAAGCCCGGCCTTTCCGGCTCCAGACGCCTATGGAGATCATCACCGAGTTCAACCGCTGCGACTATGCAGACAATGCCGCGCGCAGCCGAAATGTGGAGCGCATCGGCCCGCGAACCGTGCGGAAACTGACCAGCGACCCGCTGGAGTTGTTCCCGTGGTGA